A genomic region of Saccopteryx bilineata isolate mSacBil1 chromosome 1, mSacBil1_pri_phased_curated, whole genome shotgun sequence contains the following coding sequences:
- the MRGPRX2 gene encoding LOW QUALITY PROTEIN: mas-related G-protein coupled receptor member X2 (The sequence of the model RefSeq protein was modified relative to this genomic sequence to represent the inferred CDS: substituted 1 base at 1 genomic stop codon) has product MHXGLNSCFCSSSTSKGFPSVTPSVTVVQTERTSINGSEQTLQEAFEMEIRILKLLSVIVALVGLPGNMVVLWLLGFCIQRNAFSVYVLNLAAADFLLLCCYIIHAVKMLIKSFFSFSIHIPQFFIIMLVFAYVTGLSILGAISTERCLSVLWPIWYRCRRPRHMSGVMCSLLWALSLILSCLEGNYCGFLIRNYHDDLCQVIDYITFTWLILLFVLLCGTSLALLTRLLCGSQRVQLTQLYVTVMLTVLAFLLCGLPFGIHWFLVIWFQEDFAAYVHSYLVTGLLSCVNSCANPIIYFFVGSFRQRWWKRRQSLRLVLQRALQRALQDTPKGDEHGESLPQETLEMSGSSLVS; this is encoded by the coding sequence ATGCACTAGGGGCTCAACTCTTGTTTCTGTTCCAGCAGCACCAGTAAAGGGTTTCCAAGTGTGACTCCATCTGTCACTGTTGTGCAGACCGAACGCACATCAATAAATGGAAGTGAACAGACCCTTCAAGAAGCTTTCGAAATGGAGATCAGAATCTTAAAATTACTGTCAGTCATTGTTGCCCTGGTTGGGCTGCCAGGAAACATGGTTGTGCTCTGGCTCCTGGGCTTCTGCATACAGAGGAACGCCTTCTCCGTCTATGTCCTCAACCTGGCAGCAGCCGACTTCCTCTTGCTCTGCTGCTATATTATACATGCCGTGAAGATGCTCATCAagtccttcttttccttctccataCACATCCCGCAATTTTTCATCATTATGTTGGTCTTTGCCTACGTCACAGGCCTGAGCATTCTCGGCGCCATTAGCACAGAGCGCTGCCTGTCGGTCCTGTGGCCCATCTGGTACCGCTGCCGCCGCCCCAGACACATGTCAGGGGTTATGTGTTCCCTACTCTGGGCCCTGTCCCTGATCCTGAGCTGCTTGGAAGGGAACTATTGTGGCTTCCTGATTAGGAATTACCATGATGATTTGTGTCAAGTGATTGATTATATCACCTTCACATGGCTGATTCTGTTATTTGTGCTTCTCTGTGGGACCAGCCTGGCCCTGCTGACCAGACTGCTGTGTGGCTCCCAGCGGGTGCAGCTGACCCAGCTCTATGTGACTGTCATGCTCACGGTGTTGGCCTTCCTCCTCTGCGGCCTGCCCTTCGGTATCCACTGGTTCCTCGTTATCTGGTTTCAAGAAGATTTCGCTGCCTATGTTCATAGTTACCTGGTTACAGGTCTCCTGTCCTGTGTCAACAGCTGCGCAAACCCCATCATTTACTTCTTCGTTGGCTCCTTTAGGCAGCGATGGTGGAAGCGGCGACAGAGCCTGAGGCTCGTTCTGCAGAGGGCTCTGCAGAGGGCTCTGCAGGACACCCCCAAGGGGGATGAACATGGGGAAAGCCTTCCTCAGGAGACCCTGGAGATGTCGGGAAGCAGTCTGGTGTCATGA